The nucleotide window AAGAACCACATCGAGCAGAGCAGTACAAACTTTCGAGGCATCATTCCCAGTCCAGAAGCACGATGTTCTGGCAAAATTAAACTTGATGTAGTATTCGGCACGCCTGAGAACTACAGGTCtgaagagttaatcttccaggTGGCACCTTTCAACAGCGGATATTACGCGCTGTTGGGGTGAGAcgcattcacacgctttcaagctatacctcattacgggtacatgaagctcaaaatacCTGGGCCCAACGGAGTCATCACTATcaccagtgatccggacataacactccgcaccgaaaacaaaATCGAATCCCTGGCCCTCAAGGCactatctgaagccctcgcggccgaggaGCTCATCGCTCTGTGCTCCAAAGTGGATAGAGACGACGTAATTCTCGATAAAAGGCCTAAATCCACTTCTTTCAAGCCaacagaagaaatagtcaaattccaagtccacccgaTGGATCCTAATAAAACAGCAGCCATCAGAGCACAGCTGGATCCCACGGTTGACACCGCTCTAAGAGCATTCctgcgtgagaattgggacatcttcgcctgacacccttcagatatgccaggaatcccacgcagactagacgaacacagcctcaacataataaaggggttcaagccagtcaagcagacACTTCGGCGATTTtccgaacccaagcgacaagctatggtggaggagctagccaaactacttGAAGCTGGGTTTATTCAAGAGAGAAAACACCTGGATTGGCTAGAAAACCTAgtcatggtgccaaagaaggacaaatcctggcgcctttgtgtcgatttcaaagacctcaataaagcctgccctaaggaccccttcccactgcccgcattgaccagatcatCGATGcaaccgcaggacacgattcattatgtttcctcgatgcatactccggataccatcaaattaagatgaaggaatccgatcaagccgcaacggcattcattaccccgtacgggcctttctgcttcaacactatgcctttcggACTCAAAAATGTCGgtgccacctaccaacgcatgattcaaacatgcttggaaaaacaaattggcaagatggtggaggcatatgtagatgatgtatTCATCAAAACTAAACATGTCGAATCATTGGTGGATGACTTACGTCTTACACTCGACAACCTTCGAACATACGACATACGGCTCAATccgaaaaaatgtgttttcggcgttccGGCCGGAAAGCTGCTCGGGTTCATCATTTCAAATAGAGGAATCGAGGCAAACCCGTCCAAAATTAGAGCCTTGTCACAGTTGGCAATTCCAACAGACCTaaagcaggtccaaaaactagctggGTGCGTGGCAACCttgagccgctttatctccagattaggagagAAGGCGCTGCCACTATATCGCATGCTCCGACGTACCGaccactttgagtggacggacgcgacAACAACCGGGTTGGAAGAAATAAAATCTCTACTAGCAAACAACCCAGTCCTTGTCGCGCCTAACATCGGCGAACCCATTCTACTATACATATCTGCAACTCACCAGGTGGTAAGCGCAGTACTCGTTGTTGAatgagaggaagagggacataaattcccactccaAAAACCTGTATACTACGTATCGGCGGTTCTCACACTATGTAAATCCCGGTACCCGcactatcaaaagatagcatatgcggttttcatggcatctcggaagccgagacactactttcaagagtgcttGATCACGGTGGCCTCCGAGGTACTACTCAATGATATCATAAATAGTCGAGACGCCACCGGCCgcattgcaaaatgggccatcgagctcctacCATTCAAAATAACGTACAATTAAACCATGCCGTgctattaaatctcaggtgttggctGACTTTGTTAGTGAATGGACATAAGCCAAACTCCCCAAAGAATACGATACATACTCCAACTGGGTGATgtacttcgacggttctaaaatgttAGCCGGATTGGGGTCTGGTGTCATCCTAACATCCCCTACAGGGGACACAGTCCGTTGCTATTGCAAATCATGTACACTGACTTCAATAACGCAACCGAATATGAGGCCCtactacatggtctccggatggttgtttctatgggcatacaacgcctcgaggtgcgcggggattcaaacctcacaatatcccaaataaacagAGAATTCGATTCAAATGATCCAAagatggcagcttaccgcaatgttgtgctcaaaatatcagctcggttcgagCGGCTCGAGTTTCATCACGTGGCCCGAGACAGTAACCAAGCAGCAGACATCCTTGCTCGAATGGGCGCTAAACACGAGCCCGTCCCGCCTAACACCTTcgtggaaaggctcttcaagccatccatgGTATGGCAGGACGAGAGCAAAAATACCAGTCCGGCTCCGATCACACCCCCAGAAGCCGAACACGATTCGGACATCATCGGGGGCTCGGGCACAGAACCAACACCTTCCGCCCATGTAATCATGGCGGTAAtcgccccatggaccgaacccatcctggcctaccttaataggggGGAGCTCCCTcaggaccagaatgaggctcgTTGCATCGTTCgaaagcctacaaggttcatgaaggaGAGCTCTACAATAAAAGCACTACCGAaatccttcaaagatgtatctccgaagaggagggacgacagctcttggccgaaatacatgctggtcttggcggccatcacgccgcagctcgggcccttgtaaatAAGGCCTTCTGTACATGTTTATTTTGGCCCACGGCCCGAGCAGACGCGCAAGACCTCGTACAACGCTGTGTCGGATGCTAGCTTTTTGcgaatcaaagccatatgccacccactaCCCTGCAAACAGTCCCCGTTCACTATTAGGAAATAGCTTATAGGTAGAAATTTACTAGTAGCGTCTGTTTGGGCCACCACGCTACTGGTAATTACCAGTAGTGCTGGGTACCAAACACGCTACTGGTATAACTTAGCAGTAGCGTTAGTTTTGTCTAGCCGTGCTACTACTATGTGGTTCTCATCATGCCCTCGGGACTGGCCATAGTAGTAGTGTGTATTTCCGAGAACGCTCTACCACTACGAACTTAGTGATAGCGCGGTTCACCGACATGCGCTACAACTAAGCGCACCACACCTTCCTGTCTCCCTTGTCCCCCTCTCTCCCTCGTcatgttctctctctctctctctctctctctctctctccccttcCTCCCTACTCTGATCCAGATCCAACCTCGGTGCCATGTTGTGCCTTCTTCCCCATCGCCGCCGGCCACCATCCCCACACTTTCTCTCCCTTTGTCCGTGGATCCATCTCTTCCATGTACGCCTCCCACACCGTCTCCTCCATCCCCCATCTCATCACTAGGGAAGACAAGGCAAGCGGGAGGAAGATCGGTCGTGTAGGTCAGATCCATCCGCCACGACCTCGACGGAGATGGCCCAGTGGATGGAGCGGACCTGCAAATCGTCAAGCCAAGGTAGCAGGGCAGCAGGGCTCCATCGTTGATTTCCTTGACCATCTTGGATTACCTTCCCTGATTTCCTTGATTCCTCACGCACAGGGCAACAAGGCTCCATCCTTGTTCTCTTCTCCATGGGGGTCACGCACAGGGCTCCACCTACAAGTGAAGAGAAGACCACTGCTCCTCCGGGTCTGCTTCTTCCTACTCTTCAAGGTCCCTCTCTCTCTCATGCTCTGCCTGAATTAATGGTGTTAGGTGTCACAACCAAACTGAAACTTTTTTATCTTCAGAAAGGAGAAAACTGAATCTTTAATTAGGTTAGATTGCACCTGCTGCTGTTTTTTTATCTTCATTTATTTATCAGAAATAGTAATTTACATTGAAGTTTTTTTAATTATTCACAGACACTTATTTATGCATTGTTCTTCCTGTATATAATAGATGTTGTATTTTTAGTTGTTCAGGTTCTCAATGTATGTTTGTCCACTGTAGAATGTAGGAGTGAATACTTAGACCTGAATTTTACTTAAATGAGATGCAATGGCATTTTTTATTTTACAAATAACAATAATCTAATCTACCTTAATTAGCTCAGCTATGTTTATGGCAAACCTTCTTAAGGAAGCAAGAAATGCCAATTCTTGTTTATGTGTTTCGACATTCTTTCATTGTTCTGTAACTACTTTGTGTCATGAATTCAGTCATGCACTCTTATAGGATAGATAGCCTGGACCACAAAAGGTGTGGCGTTGACTTAGTGGCAGTTGAGCTGCTGATAAAGGGCATGGGCGAACAAATGAAGGTGACTAGGATTTTAAAATGAAGTTAACATGTGATCAGCACAAAGCTTTTGTCTTATTTTTTATGTCAACTAATGCTATTTGTGATTTCACAAATTGCAGTTAGCTTAGGTTAGCATAGTATAGCTTCTTTATGATTTTTTAGCTTGACACATTTGATGCCACAAAATTCATGAGTAGTCAAAATTGAATGGGATACTGAGTATTTGAAGTTCCCTATTGCCGGACCAGCTAATCCTGTCGCCAGGCAACTCTTCTCACCCCCTCTTCTCCTCTTGTTATAATCAAATTTATATTATAAGCGGCAGAATATTGTGTTGGTGGCTACTAAGTTAGTAAGCATGCTTGATGCATTATGCTACTAACTTTCTAATCATATCGTGGATGGACCAATGTTTGTGTCCGTGCAATCTGTCTGTATTGTTGTGGCATATCAACTGCTTATTAGCCCCGCAGGTAGCTGCTGCTTTGCTTATGGCAATTCGTAATGTCCGTACTAATGTGGCTGATGAATTAAGCTCCACTAACTAACTAGGTTGTATTTAAGTTATATATTGGGTCCCTTTTACTTTCCACCATGGATAGTAGTAATCTGCACACTGTTTTCACATTTCAGTATCCTGAATTTGAATAGCTCAGTTCTGATGGCACTAGCATTGGACCATCTTCAGTCTTGCAACCAATTAACATGATCTCATACTGCATAAATGTGTATTCCTTTTATTTAGAATTAAATTTGTTCAATGACTGAGGGTTCTGTTGGGAGTTCTCTGTGTCCTACAATATTAAATGGTCATTCATAACTGCCCCTGTCTTCTTGCTGTTGGCCAAGTGGTTTTCCATTTTGAGCTTGAGTGCTCTGCTTGTGTTGCAAGTACAACACTGCACCTACTGTTTCTTTTTATTTATGAATAGTATATGTAACTTGCAAGTACAACCTCAAAATAAGGTAGTTTTTGATTTTTATAAAATTGTCATTCAGAATAATACGGAAAATTAATTCATTATATATGCAAGGAGCTGATTCTTGGTGAAAATTGCTTTGCCTGTATGTATGTAGAGTCTTGTAGCTAACTGATGGGGAAAAATGTGCCATGTAAATCTAATTGATGAAAAAAATATGTTTGGTCATCAGAAGCCTGTTTGTAGCTGTATGCAGATGTTTAGATGTGCAGTAAGTGAACATCCGAACAAGATTAACAAGTGAGGGTCGGTGTTCAGTAGATAATAAGATTGGTCTAATATTTCAGTTTGTCCGTTTCAATACAATATTACATAGGCGATTCTTGTTAATAGAAATCACTCAGTTTTTCGCTTTCAGTTTTTACTTCTACTTCACAGAGTGGAAGATTGTAAGAAAACATTGGCTGATCTTTAACAATTATTCTTAGAGTAAACCAGAGCAATATTCGATGATATATTGTGAGTCACTGAAAATGTATACTGTGTTTTTCTTCAGGATATGGATGACTATGTGAACGTAAGCAGGTTTCTTCCCAAACTTAACAATGAGATACTAGGTGAAAGAAATGATCCCTACAAGGTTGAGCAGCCTAGAGAATTTAGTACTGATCATGGTAAGGTTGACAAAGCCTGAAATCTCATTTTGATCCACGTTCCAAGATTACATGGTAGCATATATACTTAAAGTTGGCATGGAATATCAAAATTCAAAATAGACTTTGCCTATTCCCTGTTTTGAAAAAACAGTGGGAATTGATTTTCTGAAGTCCTTGGTTGTCTATTTCCCTATCCATGCAACAATAAATGTTGAACAGAATGTTGAACAAGATAGCATGAACACGTATAGCTAGGGTATGCATTTAGTAGGTGTGTTTCCGTTTCGAAGATTCATAAAAGACTAAAAGAGATTGATAAATGAAGAAAATACCCTACCGGATCTACACAAGGACAAGAACTAACAAGCAGTTTCCACTTTCCCAACATGGGCGCAGGGGTGATCGTCACAGACTACCGCACCCGGTGGGCATCGTGCTCTTCAACAACTCAGAGACGGACTTCACCGTGAAGCCCGGCGACTGTGTCACGCAGATGATTGTCCAGGTGATTGTGATGCCGGAGGTCGACGAGGTGGAGGACCTTTACGCCACCGTCAGGAGGTTGCCGAGGTGGAGGACCTCGATGCCACCGTCTGGAGGTTGCCGAGGTGAAGGACCTCGACTCCTTGGTAGATACATTTAGAAAAGTGGTCTGGTTAGGTTGGTGGTGGGACGCTAGGGAAGGTACCCACCTTTCGTGATGGTTGTGTGCATCTGATGTATAAATGGGATCTCATGATTTCTTTGAGTTCAGATTTTCAATGTTGTATACATGAACGATGCAAGTGCTAAGATGGTTCTGTGACCTTTGTACTAGATGTGTCTTGATTTCCATCCATAAATATTGCATCTAactttttttaatttttaattacttagcagtagcgtgggggAAGAAGGGCATTCTACTAGTACTTAGgaatagtagtagcgtgggttaggaatagtagtagcgtgggttgcgcgcgctactactaacttttTAGCTGTAGCGTGGGGTAAAACACACGCTACTTCTAAAACATAGCTATAGCGTCATAGCAGTAGCATGGGAACCTACGCTACTGGTAGTCCCAAAACCCATGCTACTGGTAaggtttttcctagtagtggttaCTTGGCCTgtcacggtctgggggctggacatggtcggaccccttaaagggcgaagccataagaaaaaatatttGCTGGTTATGGTAGATAAactcactaagtggatagaggacAAACCAGTTAACGGCTGAAGCCGGACCgatgatagactttatatccggcgtcgtacaccgttatggtgtcccacacagtaTTATTACTGACAACAGCTCTAACTTTACAACGGACGAGGTGAAAAATTGGTGTGCTAATCTAGGTATCAAACTCGATTATGCCTCCGTGTATCACCcccaaacaaacggtcaagtggAGCGGGCCAATGGCCTGATAATGAGCGGAatcaaacctagactagtgcgATCCTTAAAGGAGTCGGATGAACACTGGgtcgaggagctcgactccgtactctgggggctgcggaccacacccAGTTGCACGatcggatacacaccgttcttcatggtgtacggcgcagaggctgtcctgccctgcgatattattcatgactcacctcgagtgcgcatgtatgaggagagagaggccgagctcgatcggcaagacaacttagatggcctggaggaggagcgcgatgtcgcAAAGGCCCATTCCGCATTTTACCAACAATAAGCtagaagataccaaagcagagaagtgcgggctaagacttataatgtcggtgaactcgttctacgcccacgagagaagaaaaaggacaagctcaagcccaaatgggagggtcccttcattatagatgaagttcaCATTGGAGGAGCCTATCGCCTTCGCAACGCATCAGACAATCGCttagagccgaacccatggaatgctGCCAGACTCTGAAGATCTTACGCTTAAATCTGAACACATCGTTCGTTACCTTTTTCTTTTTCCCTTACAACTTCTAGCGTGTGTTCGGGTAAGCCGTACACTTGAGGGGTATATGTCCTTAAATGTACACACCCCATCATAACCAGGGGGATTCCTCTAATAGAAGCTTATTATCATTTCGAGCATAAAGCTCACCATATATACGTGTGTTGTTTGCTCATATATGTCCTGTCctcgccattatatgcacctctatgacttaagtttttgccaagttgggttgcctggctcctgtgcttatgccctatgttcccgctcgttcggctagggcataaagggagcacctctacgattgttacaaCCGGGTCATCAGGACATGCACTtcagacgggtgaagccgaaagctagcgtccTTAAGGGAATaatgttggggaacacagtaatttcaaaaaaattcctacgcacacgcaagatccatctaggtgatgcatagcaacgagaggggagagtgttgtccacgtaccctcgtagatcgtaagcgaaagcgttatgacaacgtggttgatgtagtcgtacgtcttcacaatctgaccaatcctagcaccgaaggtacggcaccttcgcgatctgcacacgttcagctcagtgacgtcccacgaactctagatccagctgaggtcgagggagagtttcgtaagcacgacagcgtgatgacgatgatgatgaagttatcgatgcagggcttcgcctaagctttacaacgatatgaccgaggtggaaatctgtggagggggccaccgcacacggctaaacaatcaacttgtgtgtctatgaggttccccctcccccgtatataaaggaggggaggaggagggacggcctcaaggggcgcgcccaaagggaggattcctactcctagtaggagtaggtttccccctttcctagtccaagtaggagaagaaggaaggagagggagagggagaaggaaagaggggggcgccgccccctcctagtcgaattcggaccagcccatgggggggcACCCCTttaggcccttctctcctttccctatggcccattaaggcccactacttcccccggcgaattcccgtaactctccggtactccgaaaaataccctaatcactcggaacctttccgatgtccgaatatagccttccaatatatcgatctttacatctcaaccatttcaagactcctcatcatgtccgtgatctcatccgggactccgaacaaccttcggtacatcaaatcacataagtcataatacaaatcgtcatcgaacattaagcgtgcggaccctacgggttcaagaactatgtagacatgaccgggacacatctccggtcaataaccaatagcggaacctggatgctcatattggctcctacatattctacgaagatctttatcgctcaaaccgcataacaacatacattgttccatttgtcatcggtatgttacttgcccgcgattcgatcgtcggtatcatcatgcctagttcaatctcgttactggcaagtctctttactcgttccataatgcatcatcgtGTGACTAACTCATttgtcacattgcttgcaaggcttatagtgatgtgcattaccgagagggcccagagatacctctccgacaatcggagtgacaaatcctaatatcaatctatgccaactcaacaaacac belongs to Triticum urartu cultivar G1812 chromosome 7, Tu2.1, whole genome shotgun sequence and includes:
- the LOC125524844 gene encoding uncharacterized protein LOC125524844, which gives rise to MYASHTVSSIPHLITREDKASGRKIGRVGQIHPPRPRRRWPSGWSGPANRQAKGNKAPSLFSSPWGSRTGLHLQVKRRPLLLRVCFFLLFKDMDDYVNVSRFLPKLNNEILGERNDPYKVEQPREFSTDHGVIVTDYRTRWASCSSTTQRRTSP